In Ipomoea triloba cultivar NCNSP0323 chromosome 7, ASM357664v1, a single genomic region encodes these proteins:
- the LOC116023990 gene encoding transcription factor BHLH089-like isoform X2: MLNDGGAYHGSSNAQFNMAEIWPFPISSGGATSFALAPAEEDVNAVSDPMVIDRRVNQSGGGGGRKRKEEDESAKGGAGASTSGNGLSEDDSKRIKTGGQNKIPRSKADGEGASGKQAEQAAKAAEPPKDYIHVRARRGQATDSHSLAERARREKISERMKILQNLVPGCNKVIGKASVLDEIINYVQSLQHQVEFLSMKLEAVNSRIPPGIEGLPSKDFPPQIFDTSGLAFGSQATRDYGSSTSPDWLHMQTGGGFERT; the protein is encoded by the exons ATGCTGAATGACGGAGGAGCTTACCATGGTTCCAGCAACGCGCAGTTTAATATGGCGGAGATCTGGCCGTTTCCGATCAGTTCCGGAGGAGCCACGTCGTTTGCGTTGGCGCCGGCGGAGGAGGATGTGAATGCGGTGAGTGATCCGATGGTTATCGACCGGAGAGTGAATCagagcggcggcggcggaggacgGAAGCGCAAGGAGGAGGATGAATCTGCTAAGGGAGGAGCGGGAGCCTCGACTAGCGGCAACGGTTTG AGTGAAGATGACAGTAAACGGATAAAGACTGGTGGACAGAACAAGATTCCTCGGTCCAAAGCTGATGGGGAAGGAGCTTCTGGAAAGCAAGCAGAACAAGCTGCAAAGGCAGCCGAACCGCCTAAAGATTACATTCATGTTAGAGCTAGGAGGGGACAAGCTACTGATAGTCACAGCTTAGCAGAAAGA GctaggagagagaaaataagCGAGAGGATGAAAATTCTACAAAATTTAGTCCCTGGCTGCAACAAG GTTATTGGCAAAGCGTCAGTCCTTGATGAGATAATTAATTATGTCCAATCATTACAACACCAAGTCGAG TTTCTATCAATGAAGCTCGAGGCAGTGAATTCAAGAATACCCCCCGGGATTGAAGGATTACCATCAAAAGAT TTTCCCCCGCAAATCTTCGATACATCTGGCTTGGCATTCGGTTCGCAAGCTACAAGGGATTATGGTAGTAGCACATCACCTGATTGGTTACATATGCAGACTGGAGGTGGGTTTGAAAGAACATGA
- the LOC116023990 gene encoding transcription factor BHLH094-like isoform X1 has protein sequence MLNDGGAYHGSSNAQFNMAEIWPFPISSGGATSFALAPAEEDVNAVSDPMVIDRRVNQSGGGGGRKRKEEDESAKGGAGASTSGNGLQSEDDSKRIKTGGQNKIPRSKADGEGASGKQAEQAAKAAEPPKDYIHVRARRGQATDSHSLAERARREKISERMKILQNLVPGCNKVIGKASVLDEIINYVQSLQHQVEFLSMKLEAVNSRIPPGIEGLPSKDFPPQIFDTSGLAFGSQATRDYGSSTSPDWLHMQTGGGFERT, from the exons ATGCTGAATGACGGAGGAGCTTACCATGGTTCCAGCAACGCGCAGTTTAATATGGCGGAGATCTGGCCGTTTCCGATCAGTTCCGGAGGAGCCACGTCGTTTGCGTTGGCGCCGGCGGAGGAGGATGTGAATGCGGTGAGTGATCCGATGGTTATCGACCGGAGAGTGAATCagagcggcggcggcggaggacgGAAGCGCAAGGAGGAGGATGAATCTGCTAAGGGAGGAGCGGGAGCCTCGACTAGCGGCAACGGTTTG CAGAGTGAAGATGACAGTAAACGGATAAAGACTGGTGGACAGAACAAGATTCCTCGGTCCAAAGCTGATGGGGAAGGAGCTTCTGGAAAGCAAGCAGAACAAGCTGCAAAGGCAGCCGAACCGCCTAAAGATTACATTCATGTTAGAGCTAGGAGGGGACAAGCTACTGATAGTCACAGCTTAGCAGAAAGA GctaggagagagaaaataagCGAGAGGATGAAAATTCTACAAAATTTAGTCCCTGGCTGCAACAAG GTTATTGGCAAAGCGTCAGTCCTTGATGAGATAATTAATTATGTCCAATCATTACAACACCAAGTCGAG TTTCTATCAATGAAGCTCGAGGCAGTGAATTCAAGAATACCCCCCGGGATTGAAGGATTACCATCAAAAGAT TTTCCCCCGCAAATCTTCGATACATCTGGCTTGGCATTCGGTTCGCAAGCTACAAGGGATTATGGTAGTAGCACATCACCTGATTGGTTACATATGCAGACTGGAGGTGGGTTTGAAAGAACATGA
- the LOC116025351 gene encoding phospholipid-transporting ATPase 3-like isoform X2, with the protein MIVKPTPSPNSRQTPYRLQSTMCLPFYQKVYLNRRVANLYFLMISILSCTPISPVSPITNVVPLSLVLLVSLIKEAWEDWKRFQNDMSINNTPVDIFQDQKWMSVPWKKLQVGDIVRVKQDEFFPADIAFLASTNPDGVCYVETANLDGETNLKIRKALEKTWDYLTPEKITEFQGEIQCEEPNNSLYTFTGNLIIQQQTLPLSPNQLLLRGCSLRNTEYLVGVVIFTGHETKVMMNAMKIPSKRSTLEKKLDKLILTLFSVLFCMCLLGAIGSGVFIDRKYYYLRFESGKNADIQFNPNNRFAVAALTMFTLITLYSPIIPISLYVSVEMIKFIQSTQFINNDLCMYHTESNTPAQARTSNLNEELGQVEYIFSDKTGTLTRNLMEFFKCSIGGEIYGTGVTEIEMGVAQRNGSTVQVQKSPNTAKEKGFNFDDGRLMRGAWRNESNPDACKEFFRCLAICHTVLPEGEDSPEKIRYQAASPDEAALVVAAKNFGFFFYKRTPTMIYVRESHVEKMGMVQDVPYEILNVLEFNSTRKRQSVICRYPDGRLVLYCKGADTVIYERLVSGDHDMKRKTREHLEQFGAAGLRTLCLAYRDLNPDVYENWNEKFIQAKSSLRDREKKLDEVAELIEKDLILIGCTAIEDKLQEGVPTCIETLSRAGIKIWVLTGDKMETAINIAYACKLINNDMKQFIISSETDAIREVEDKGDQVEIARFMKEAVKNDLRKCYEEALQCLHSEARPKLALVIDGKCLMYALDPSLRVMLLNLSLNCSAVVCCRVSPLQKAQVTSLVRKGAKRITLSIGDGANDVSMIQAAHVGVGISGQEGMQAVMASDFAIAQFRFLTDLLLVHGRWSYMRICKVVTYFFYKNLTFTLTQFWFTFRTGFSGQRFYDDWFQSLYNVIFTALPVIVLGLFEKDVSATLSKKYPELYKEGIRNTYFKWRVIAVWAFFAIYQSLVLYYFVTASTTKGMNSAGKMLGLWDVSTMAFTCVVVTVNLRLLMMCNTITKWHQISVGGSILLWFIFIFIYSGIVLPKNQKNIYFVIYVLMSTFYFYVALLLVPVAALFGDFLYQGAQRWFFPYDYQIVQEVHMHEVDSTRVGLLEIRNELTPEEERSFAMMSLPGQKSKHTGFAFDSPGYESFFASQAGVFAPHKAWDVARRASMRTRAKTPRKN; encoded by the exons ATGATCGTGAAGCCAACGCCCTCGCCAAATTCAAG GCAAACTCCGTATCGACTACAAAGTACGATGTGTTTACCTTTTTACCAAAAGGTTTATTTGAACAG GCGGGTGGCTAACCTCTACTTCCTCATGATATCAATTCTGTCATGCACTCCAATCAG TCCTGTGAGTCCGATAACAAATGTGGTTCCTTTGAGTTTGGTGCTTCTTGTTTCTCTTATAAAAGAGGCATGGGAAGACTGG AAACGTTTCCAGAATGACATGTCAATTAATAATACTCCTGTAGACATCTTTCAAGATCAGAAATGGATGAGTGTTCCTTGGAAGAAGCTTCAGGTTGGGGACATTGTGAGA GTTAAACAAGATGAATTTTTTCCTGCAGACATAGCATTTCTTGCCAGCACAAACCCTGATGGGGTTTGCTACGTTGAG ACAGCTAACTTAGATGGTGAAACCAATTTAAAGATCAGAAAAGCATTGGAGAAAACCTGGGACTACCTTACTCCTGAGAAGATCACTGAATTTCAAG GTGAGATACAATGTGAAGAGCCGAATAACTCTTTGTACACATTTACTGGCAATCTGATAATCCAACAACAGACCCTGCCACTCAGCCCTAATCAACTTCTTCTGAGG GGTTGCAGTTTGAGAAACACTGAATACCTTGTTGGAGTCGTCATTTTTACTGGCCATGAAACAAAG GTTATGATGAATGCTATGAAAATTCCTTCTAAAAGAAGCACCTTAGAGAAGAAGCTTGACAAACTTATTCTCACACTTTTTAGTGTTCTCTTCTGCATGTGTCTCTTGGGAGCCATAGGAAG TGGGGTGTTCATAGATCGGAAGTATTATTACTTGCGATTTGAGAGTGGCAAGAATGCAGATATACAATTCAATCCTAACAATAGGTTTGCG GTTGCTGCTTTGACTATGTTCACCTTAATTACTTTGTATTCACCGATTATTCCCATCTCTTTGTATGTTTCTGTCGAG ATGATTAAGTTCATTCAATCCACTCAATTCATCAACAATGACTTGTGCATGTACCACACTGAGAGTAACACTCCTGCTCAAGCAAGGACATCCAATTTGAATGAGGAACTTGGGCAG GTAGAGTACATATTTTCTGACAAAACGGGGACTCTTACTCGAAACTTAATGGAGTTCTTTAAGTGTTCAATTGGAGGAGAGATTTATGGCACTGGTGTCACTGAAATAGAAATGGGCGTAGCACAGAGAAATGGGTCTACGGTGCAG GTTCAGAAATCACCCAATACTGCCAAAGAAAAAGGTTTCAACTTTGATGATGGCCGGCTAATGCGAGGTGCTTGGAGGAATGAATCTAATCCTGATGCATGCAAG GAATTCTTCAGATGCCTTGCAATATGTCACACTGTACTCCCAGAAGGAGAGGACTCCCCTGAAAAAATTCGATATCAAGCAGCATCACCTGATGAGGCTGCTTTGGTAGTAGCAGCAAAGAACTTTGGTTTCTTCTTTTACAA GCGTACACCTACTATGATATATGTGCGTGAGTCCCATGTTGAAAAGATGGGAATGGTTCAAGATGTTCCATATGAGATCCTGAATGTGCTTGAATTCAATAG TACAAGGAAGCGCCAGTCTGTTATATGTCGTTACCCTGATGGCAGGCTTGTACTATACTGTAAG GGTGCCGATACTGTAATTTATGAAAGGTTGGTCAGTGGAGACCATGATATGAAGAGAAAAACCAGGGAGCACTTGGAGCAGTTTGGAGCAGCTGGATTGCGCACACTATGCTTGGCTTATAGAGACTTAAACCCTGATGTATATGAAAATTGGAATGAGAAATTCATTCAAGCAAAATCGTCTCTGCGAGATCGTGAGAAGAAATTGGATGAG GTGGCAGAACTCATTGAAAAGGATCTAATTTTGATTGGATGCACTGCTATTGAAGATAAGCTCCAGGAAGGAGTGCCTACATGCATAGAGACACTTTCAAGGGCTGGAATCAAGATTTGGGTGCTTACTGGGGACAAAATGGAAACAGCAATAAATATAGCTTATG CATGCAAGTTGATCAATAATGACATGAAGCAATTTATTATCAGTTCAGAAACTGATGCAATCAGGGAAGTGGAAGATAAA GGTGACCAAGTGGAGATTGCTCGTTTTATGAAAGAGGCAGTaaaaaatgatcttagaaagtgTTACGAGGAAGCTCTACAGTGTCTTCATTCTGAAGCTAGACCGAAGTTAGCACTTGTTATAGATGGAAAGTGTTTGATGTATGCATTAGACCCTAGTTTGCGCGTAATGCTGTTGAACTTGAGCTTGAATTGTAGTGCAGTGGTTTGCTGCCGAGTTTCTCCTTTACAGAAAGCACAG GTGACTAGCTTGGTTAGGAAGGGAGCTAAGAGAATAACTCTTAGCATCGGTGATGGTGCTAATGATGTTAGCATGATTCAAGCTGCTCATGTTGGTGTTGGAATAAGTGGGCAGGAAGGGATGCAAGCAGTGATGGCTAGTGATTTTGCAATTGCTCAGTTTCGCTTTCTCACAGATTTGCTCCTTGTCCATGGACGGTGGTCATATATGAGAATCTGCAAG GTCGTGACATATTTCTTCTacaaaaatttgacatttactCTGACTCAGTTTTGGTTTACCTTCCGTACTGGATTTTCTGGTCAAAGATTCTATGACGATTGGTTCCAGTCTCTTTACAATGTTATCTTTACAGCCCTTCCCGTGATTGTTCTTGGGCTTTTTGAAAAG GATGTCAGTGCAACGCTCTCGAAGAAATATCCTGAGTTATACAAGGAAGGCATAAGAAACACATACTTCAAATGGCGGGTTATCGCTGTCTGGGCTTTCTTTGCAATTTATCAGTCACTAGTGttgtattattttgtaaccgCTTCTACTACCAAAGGCATGAATTCAGCCGGCAAGATGCTTGGCCTTTGGGATGTCAGTACGATGGCCTTCACCTGCGTTGTAGTTACCGTCAACTTGCGACTTCTTATGATGTGCAACACAATTACGAAGTGGCATCAAATTAGTGTCGGTGGAAGCATTTTGTTGTGGTTCATATTCATCTTTATTTACTCTGGCATTGTATTGCCAAAAAATCAG AAGAACATCTATTTTGTCATCTATGTCTTGATGAGCACATTTTATTTCTATGTCGCACTGCTTCTTGTGCCTGTCGCCGCACTCTTTGGTGACTTCTTATACCAGGG GGCTCAGAGATGGTTCTTCCCATATGACTATCAGATCGTTCAGGAAGTTCACATGCACGAGGTCGACAGCACGAGGGTAGGACTGTTAGAGATCAGGAACGAGCTCACACCCGAAGAGGAAAGGAGTTTCGCCATGATGAGCCTCCCTGGACAGAAATCAAAGCACACTGGTTTCGCCTTCGACTCACCAGGCTACGAGTCATTTTTCGCATCCCAGGCAGGTGTCTTCGCCCCACATAAAGCATGGGATGTTGCTCGGAGAGCAAGCATGAGAACGCGTGCCAAGACACCACGGAAAAATTGA
- the LOC116025351 gene encoding phospholipid-transporting ATPase 3-like isoform X1 translates to MGGWRGSRSGSDGSPTTERISSSRTVQLGKVQPQAPGHRTVFCNDREANALAKFKANSVSTTKYDVFTFLPKGLFEQFRRVANLYFLMISILSCTPISPVSPITNVVPLSLVLLVSLIKEAWEDWKRFQNDMSINNTPVDIFQDQKWMSVPWKKLQVGDIVRVKQDEFFPADIAFLASTNPDGVCYVETANLDGETNLKIRKALEKTWDYLTPEKITEFQGEIQCEEPNNSLYTFTGNLIIQQQTLPLSPNQLLLRGCSLRNTEYLVGVVIFTGHETKVMMNAMKIPSKRSTLEKKLDKLILTLFSVLFCMCLLGAIGSGVFIDRKYYYLRFESGKNADIQFNPNNRFAVAALTMFTLITLYSPIIPISLYVSVEMIKFIQSTQFINNDLCMYHTESNTPAQARTSNLNEELGQVEYIFSDKTGTLTRNLMEFFKCSIGGEIYGTGVTEIEMGVAQRNGSTVQVQKSPNTAKEKGFNFDDGRLMRGAWRNESNPDACKEFFRCLAICHTVLPEGEDSPEKIRYQAASPDEAALVVAAKNFGFFFYKRTPTMIYVRESHVEKMGMVQDVPYEILNVLEFNSTRKRQSVICRYPDGRLVLYCKGADTVIYERLVSGDHDMKRKTREHLEQFGAAGLRTLCLAYRDLNPDVYENWNEKFIQAKSSLRDREKKLDEVAELIEKDLILIGCTAIEDKLQEGVPTCIETLSRAGIKIWVLTGDKMETAINIAYACKLINNDMKQFIISSETDAIREVEDKGDQVEIARFMKEAVKNDLRKCYEEALQCLHSEARPKLALVIDGKCLMYALDPSLRVMLLNLSLNCSAVVCCRVSPLQKAQVTSLVRKGAKRITLSIGDGANDVSMIQAAHVGVGISGQEGMQAVMASDFAIAQFRFLTDLLLVHGRWSYMRICKVVTYFFYKNLTFTLTQFWFTFRTGFSGQRFYDDWFQSLYNVIFTALPVIVLGLFEKDVSATLSKKYPELYKEGIRNTYFKWRVIAVWAFFAIYQSLVLYYFVTASTTKGMNSAGKMLGLWDVSTMAFTCVVVTVNLRLLMMCNTITKWHQISVGGSILLWFIFIFIYSGIVLPKNQKNIYFVIYVLMSTFYFYVALLLVPVAALFGDFLYQGAQRWFFPYDYQIVQEVHMHEVDSTRVGLLEIRNELTPEEERSFAMMSLPGQKSKHTGFAFDSPGYESFFASQAGVFAPHKAWDVARRASMRTRAKTPRKN, encoded by the exons ATGGGCGGATGGAGGGGATCTAGATCGGGCAGCGACGGATCGCCGACAACGGAGCGTATTTCATCTTCTCGCACCGTGCAGCTCGGTAAGGTCCAGCCACAAGCTCCTGGTCATCGAACCGTGTTTTGCAATGATCGTGAAGCCAACGCCCTCGCCAAATTCAAG GCAAACTCCGTATCGACTACAAAGTACGATGTGTTTACCTTTTTACCAAAAGGTTTATTTGAACAG TTCAGGCGGGTGGCTAACCTCTACTTCCTCATGATATCAATTCTGTCATGCACTCCAATCAG TCCTGTGAGTCCGATAACAAATGTGGTTCCTTTGAGTTTGGTGCTTCTTGTTTCTCTTATAAAAGAGGCATGGGAAGACTGG AAACGTTTCCAGAATGACATGTCAATTAATAATACTCCTGTAGACATCTTTCAAGATCAGAAATGGATGAGTGTTCCTTGGAAGAAGCTTCAGGTTGGGGACATTGTGAGA GTTAAACAAGATGAATTTTTTCCTGCAGACATAGCATTTCTTGCCAGCACAAACCCTGATGGGGTTTGCTACGTTGAG ACAGCTAACTTAGATGGTGAAACCAATTTAAAGATCAGAAAAGCATTGGAGAAAACCTGGGACTACCTTACTCCTGAGAAGATCACTGAATTTCAAG GTGAGATACAATGTGAAGAGCCGAATAACTCTTTGTACACATTTACTGGCAATCTGATAATCCAACAACAGACCCTGCCACTCAGCCCTAATCAACTTCTTCTGAGG GGTTGCAGTTTGAGAAACACTGAATACCTTGTTGGAGTCGTCATTTTTACTGGCCATGAAACAAAG GTTATGATGAATGCTATGAAAATTCCTTCTAAAAGAAGCACCTTAGAGAAGAAGCTTGACAAACTTATTCTCACACTTTTTAGTGTTCTCTTCTGCATGTGTCTCTTGGGAGCCATAGGAAG TGGGGTGTTCATAGATCGGAAGTATTATTACTTGCGATTTGAGAGTGGCAAGAATGCAGATATACAATTCAATCCTAACAATAGGTTTGCG GTTGCTGCTTTGACTATGTTCACCTTAATTACTTTGTATTCACCGATTATTCCCATCTCTTTGTATGTTTCTGTCGAG ATGATTAAGTTCATTCAATCCACTCAATTCATCAACAATGACTTGTGCATGTACCACACTGAGAGTAACACTCCTGCTCAAGCAAGGACATCCAATTTGAATGAGGAACTTGGGCAG GTAGAGTACATATTTTCTGACAAAACGGGGACTCTTACTCGAAACTTAATGGAGTTCTTTAAGTGTTCAATTGGAGGAGAGATTTATGGCACTGGTGTCACTGAAATAGAAATGGGCGTAGCACAGAGAAATGGGTCTACGGTGCAG GTTCAGAAATCACCCAATACTGCCAAAGAAAAAGGTTTCAACTTTGATGATGGCCGGCTAATGCGAGGTGCTTGGAGGAATGAATCTAATCCTGATGCATGCAAG GAATTCTTCAGATGCCTTGCAATATGTCACACTGTACTCCCAGAAGGAGAGGACTCCCCTGAAAAAATTCGATATCAAGCAGCATCACCTGATGAGGCTGCTTTGGTAGTAGCAGCAAAGAACTTTGGTTTCTTCTTTTACAA GCGTACACCTACTATGATATATGTGCGTGAGTCCCATGTTGAAAAGATGGGAATGGTTCAAGATGTTCCATATGAGATCCTGAATGTGCTTGAATTCAATAG TACAAGGAAGCGCCAGTCTGTTATATGTCGTTACCCTGATGGCAGGCTTGTACTATACTGTAAG GGTGCCGATACTGTAATTTATGAAAGGTTGGTCAGTGGAGACCATGATATGAAGAGAAAAACCAGGGAGCACTTGGAGCAGTTTGGAGCAGCTGGATTGCGCACACTATGCTTGGCTTATAGAGACTTAAACCCTGATGTATATGAAAATTGGAATGAGAAATTCATTCAAGCAAAATCGTCTCTGCGAGATCGTGAGAAGAAATTGGATGAG GTGGCAGAACTCATTGAAAAGGATCTAATTTTGATTGGATGCACTGCTATTGAAGATAAGCTCCAGGAAGGAGTGCCTACATGCATAGAGACACTTTCAAGGGCTGGAATCAAGATTTGGGTGCTTACTGGGGACAAAATGGAAACAGCAATAAATATAGCTTATG CATGCAAGTTGATCAATAATGACATGAAGCAATTTATTATCAGTTCAGAAACTGATGCAATCAGGGAAGTGGAAGATAAA GGTGACCAAGTGGAGATTGCTCGTTTTATGAAAGAGGCAGTaaaaaatgatcttagaaagtgTTACGAGGAAGCTCTACAGTGTCTTCATTCTGAAGCTAGACCGAAGTTAGCACTTGTTATAGATGGAAAGTGTTTGATGTATGCATTAGACCCTAGTTTGCGCGTAATGCTGTTGAACTTGAGCTTGAATTGTAGTGCAGTGGTTTGCTGCCGAGTTTCTCCTTTACAGAAAGCACAG GTGACTAGCTTGGTTAGGAAGGGAGCTAAGAGAATAACTCTTAGCATCGGTGATGGTGCTAATGATGTTAGCATGATTCAAGCTGCTCATGTTGGTGTTGGAATAAGTGGGCAGGAAGGGATGCAAGCAGTGATGGCTAGTGATTTTGCAATTGCTCAGTTTCGCTTTCTCACAGATTTGCTCCTTGTCCATGGACGGTGGTCATATATGAGAATCTGCAAG GTCGTGACATATTTCTTCTacaaaaatttgacatttactCTGACTCAGTTTTGGTTTACCTTCCGTACTGGATTTTCTGGTCAAAGATTCTATGACGATTGGTTCCAGTCTCTTTACAATGTTATCTTTACAGCCCTTCCCGTGATTGTTCTTGGGCTTTTTGAAAAG GATGTCAGTGCAACGCTCTCGAAGAAATATCCTGAGTTATACAAGGAAGGCATAAGAAACACATACTTCAAATGGCGGGTTATCGCTGTCTGGGCTTTCTTTGCAATTTATCAGTCACTAGTGttgtattattttgtaaccgCTTCTACTACCAAAGGCATGAATTCAGCCGGCAAGATGCTTGGCCTTTGGGATGTCAGTACGATGGCCTTCACCTGCGTTGTAGTTACCGTCAACTTGCGACTTCTTATGATGTGCAACACAATTACGAAGTGGCATCAAATTAGTGTCGGTGGAAGCATTTTGTTGTGGTTCATATTCATCTTTATTTACTCTGGCATTGTATTGCCAAAAAATCAG AAGAACATCTATTTTGTCATCTATGTCTTGATGAGCACATTTTATTTCTATGTCGCACTGCTTCTTGTGCCTGTCGCCGCACTCTTTGGTGACTTCTTATACCAGGG GGCTCAGAGATGGTTCTTCCCATATGACTATCAGATCGTTCAGGAAGTTCACATGCACGAGGTCGACAGCACGAGGGTAGGACTGTTAGAGATCAGGAACGAGCTCACACCCGAAGAGGAAAGGAGTTTCGCCATGATGAGCCTCCCTGGACAGAAATCAAAGCACACTGGTTTCGCCTTCGACTCACCAGGCTACGAGTCATTTTTCGCATCCCAGGCAGGTGTCTTCGCCCCACATAAAGCATGGGATGTTGCTCGGAGAGCAAGCATGAGAACGCGTGCCAAGACACCACGGAAAAATTGA
- the LOC116025353 gene encoding 5-formyltetrahydrofolate cyclo-ligase, mitochondrial-like, translating into MRVRKFVNKVTMALMPNPCKIASPSTSSLFSPSHTANARQTPIPPRSFVAASDAPENASQLDAIFRKKHALRSKIRRELKNMSPIQRYEEDNSIQNIVLEAPWFKSSQSLCTYISSAALREVNTSKILADVLHHVPGNKQEKPKRVYVPRVEDRFSNMRMLNISSLDDLVKSSMDIREPAPVDSDGKEREDVMQASEPVDLFIVPGLAFDGSGRRLGRSGGYYDLFLRNYEELVKRKNWKQPLLVALAYSIQVVEEGAIPITPNDVPVDALVSPTGFIPISPIAKELHD; encoded by the exons ATGAGAGTTCGGAAGTTCGTTAACAAGGTAACCATGGCGCTAATGCCCAATCCGTGCAAGATTGCATCGCCTTCAACATCCTCACTCTTCTCTCCATCGCATACTGCTAACGCGCGGCAGACGCCAATTCCTCCCCGCTCATTCGTCGCGGCGAGCGATGCCCCTGAAAATGCCAGCCAGCTTGATGCAATTTTCCGGAAAAAGCACGCTCTCCGATCAAAGATTCGCAGAGAGCTGAAGAACATGAGCCCGATTCAAAGATACGAAGAAG ATAATTCAATACAGAATATTGTATTAGAAGCTCCGTGGTTCAAATCCAGTCAGAGCTTGTGTACGTATATAAGCTCAGCTGCCTTACGTGAGGTTAATACATCGAAAATTTTGGCAGATGTTCTACACCATGTCCCTGGCAACA AGCAGGAAAAACCAAAGAGAGTATATGTCCCGCGTGTAGAGGATAGATTTAGCAACATGAGGATGCTGAATATTTCAAGTTTGGATGATCTTGTCAAGAGCTCAATGGATATTCGAGAACCAGCCCCAGTAGATTCTGATGGCAAAGAACGTGAGGATG TTATGCAGGCTAGTGAGCCAGTGGACTTGTTTATTGTACCTG GGCTTGCATTTGACGGATCTGGAAGGAGGTTGGGACGCAGTGGTGG TTATTATGATCTGTTCCTAAGAAATTATGAAGAGCTTGTCAAGAGGAAGAACTGGAAGCAACCGCTACTTG TTGCGCTTGCATATTCCATACAAGTGGTGGAAGAGGGAGCTATACCCATCACTCCTAATGATGTTCCAGTCGACGCACTTGTTTCTCCAACAGGTTTTATTCCCATTAGCCCAATTGCCAAGGAACTACATGACTAG
- the LOC116025352 gene encoding serine/threonine-protein phosphatase PP2A-2 catalytic subunit-like, whose product MPSHADLDRQIEQLMDCKPLTEQEVKTLCDQARAILVEEWNVQPVKCPVTVCGDIHGQFYDLIELFRIGGKAPDTNYLFMGDYVDRGYYSVETVTLLVALKVRYRDRITILRGNHESRQITQVYGFYDECLRKYGNANVWKFFTDLFDYLPLTALIESQVFCLHGGLSPSLDTLDNIRALDRIQEVPHEGPMCDLLWSDPDDRCGWGISPRGAGYTFGQDIAAQFNHTNGLTLISRAHQLVMEGFNWCQDKNVVTVFSAPNYCYRCGNMAAILEIGENMEQNFLQFDPAPRQIEPDTTRKTPDYFL is encoded by the exons atgccTTCGCACGCGGATCTAGATCGGCAGATCGAGCAGTTGATGGACTGCAAGCCGTTGACGGAGCAGGAGGTGAAGACTCTTTGTGATCAGGCGAGGGCGATTCTGGTGGAGGAGTGGAATGTGCAGCCGGTGAAATGTCCGGTCACGGTCTGCGGAGATATTCATGGGCAGTTCTATGATCTGATCGAGCTGTTTCGGATAGGCGGCAAAGCTCCTGACACCAACTATCTTTTCATGGGAGATTATGTAG ATCGTGGATACTATTCAGTGGAGACTGTTACACTTTTAGTTGCTTTGAAGGTTCGTTACAGAGATAGAATCACAATTCTTAGGGGAAATCATGAAAGTCGGCAAATTACCCAAGT GTATGGTTTCTATGATGAATGTTTGAGGAAGTATGGAAATGCCAATGTTTGGAAGTTTTTCACAGATCTCTTTGATTATCTACCTCTGACAGCACTTATTGAGAGTCAG GTATTCTGTTTGCATGGAGGACTTTCACCATCTTTGGATACACTCGATAACATTCGAGCTCTAGATCGTATACAGGAG GTTCCCCATGAAGGGCCAATGTGCGATCTCTTATGGTCTGATCCGGATGATCGTTGTGGTTGGGGAATTTCTCCTCGAGGGGCTGGGTACACCTTTGGACAGGATATAGCTGCGCAGTTCAACCACACCAATGGGCTCACTCTCATTTCAAGAGCTCACCAGCTTGTTATGGAAGGTTTCAACTGGTGTCAG GATAAAAATGTTGTGACTGTATTTAGTGCTCCAAACTACTGTTACCGGTGTGGGAACATGGCAGCAATACTAGAAATTGGGGAAAACATGGAGCAGAATTTTCTTCAATTCGACCCTGCTCCTCGACAGATCGAGCCCGACACTACAAGGAAGACACCGGACTATTTTTTGTGA